One window from the genome of Oryza glaberrima chromosome 3, OglaRS2, whole genome shotgun sequence encodes:
- the LOC127767711 gene encoding transcription factor JUNGBRUNNEN 1-like, with the protein MVTSKEFARDQAAMDQKIKSDVGEVVLAGDEEEDGDVVLPGFRFHPTDEELVTFYLQRKVARKSLSIEIIKEMDIYKHDPWDLPKASTVGGEKEWYFFCLRGRKYRNSIRPNRVTGSGFWKATGIDRPIYSAAVNSNSGESIGLKKSLVYYRGSAGKGTKTDWMMHEFRLPPAIAAADASPCMQEAEVWTICRIFKRSITYRKQQQQQAWRPPAPAPATVTVKAPPPGDSSSNTGSFESDGGGDEFMNCGLTPAISQQQQHGGRHQMMSTMSCNGGYFFNDGIHHSHSHHKLHSQWGSLQMAPPEPKPEPEQKPLSSPAMTIAFHQNDHGFPAAAADFYKDGYLEEIARMMEVADPSPTGFYDCRY; encoded by the exons ATGGTGACCAGCAAGGAGTTTGCAAGGGATCAGGCGGCCATGGATCAGAAGATCAAGAGCGACGTCGGCGAGGTGGTGCTCGCCGGagacgaggaagaagacgggGACGTGGTGCTCCCGGGGTTCAGGTTCCACCCGACCGACGAGGAGCTCGTCACGTTCTACCTCCAGCGGAAGGTGGCGAGGAAGTCTCTCAGTATAGAGATCATCAAGGAGATGGACATCTACAAGCACGATCCATGGGATCTCCCCA AGGCGAGCACGGTAGGTGGAGAGAAGGAGTGGTACTTCTTCTGCCTGAGAGGGAGGAAGTACAGGAACAGCATCAGGCCCAACAGGGTGACGGGATCCGGGTTCTGGAAGGCGACGGGGATCGACCGGCCGATCTACTCCGCCGCCGTCAACAGCAACTCCGGCGAGTCGATCGGGCTGAAGAAGTCGCTCGTCTACTACCGCGGCAGCGCCGGCAAGGGCACCAAGACCGACTGGATGATGCACGAgttccgcctcccgccggcgatcgccgccgccgacgcctccccGTGCATGCAAGAAGCT GAGGTCTGGACCATCTGCAGAATCTTCAAGAGAAGCATCACCTacaggaagcagcagcagcagcaggcctggaggccgccggcgccggcgccggcgacggtgaccgTCAAGGCCCCACCGCCGGGGGACTCGAGCTCCAACACCGGCAGCTTCGagtcggacggcggcggcgacgagttcATGAACTGCGGCCTGACTCCGGCCAtctcccagcagcagcagcacggcggCCGTCATCAGATGATGAGCACGATGAGCTGCAACGGCGGCTACTTCTTCAACGACGGCATCCATCACAGCCACAGCCACCACAAGCTTCATAGTCAATGGGGCTCCCTACAAatggcgccgccggagccgaaGCCGGAGCCGGAGCAGAAGCCTCTGAGCTCGCCGGCGATGACGATCGCCTTCCATCAGAACGACCATggcttccccgccgccgccgcggatttCTACAAGGATGGGTACTTGGAAGAGATTGCGAGGATGATGGAGGTGGCTGATCCAAGTCCAACAGGATTCTATGACTGTAGATATTGA
- the LOC127768154 gene encoding uncharacterized protein LOC127768154, with the protein MAGGSTSSSSSWGPSPALVTAVVALLGLGLAAYIVGPQLYWHASEALGRSTGACPACDCDCDARPLLALPEDCSKQFKDVKSRASGEETEKSFTELLIEELKQREEEATQAQQQADVKLLEAKKLASQYQKEADKCSSGMDTCEEAREKSSEALVEQRKLTALWEERARELGWKPGNNKPHQM; encoded by the exons atggcgggcggctcaacctcctcctcctcgtcgtgggGCCCCAGCCCGGCTCTGGTGACCGCGGTGGTGGCGCTGCTGgggctcggcctcgccgcctaCATCGTCGGCCCGCAGCTCTACTGGCACGCCAGCGAGGCGCTCGGCCGCTCCACGGGGGCGTGTCCCGCGTGCGACTGCGACTGCGACGCCCGCCCGCTGCTCGCGCTCCCCGAAG ACTGTTCCAAACAATTCAAGGATGTTAAGAGCCGTGCGTCTGGTGAAGAAACAGAGAAGAGTTTCACGGAGCTACTCATAGAAGAACTGAAgcagagagaagaagaggcaACACAAGCTCAGCAGCAAGCAGATGTAAAATTGCTGGAGGCGAAAAAATTAGCTTCACAATATCAAAAGGAGGCTGACAAATGCAGTTCAGGTATGGATACATGTGAAGAAGCCCGGGAAAAATCATCAGAAGCATTGGTTGAACAAAGGAAACTGACTGCTTTGTGGGAAGAAAGAGCTCGTGAACTAGGATGGAAACCTGGGAATAACAAACCACACCAGATGTAG
- the LOC127767710 gene encoding protein JASON-like, with product MMGWLLGCFRVAGYSGEGRRERERDQLVSSPSVSPPVDAPKVGERKRPPSKNALSAVFLREDEGSRVEHSTSLGANGITERTKVDQEHKNEVRLLIHRDALVEATNEIIKGTENTDQSQTHLTCLPAISDDLQFMEGLKAEACQTPSGSHQSSILPDAMSSSWKECDASNQNDSEAVCKSIEVEVVGNDDSAINCGNKLTALDSPSFTCRDDINLVESKSSPISTPSEATAEIQTPATTHAPDQEELRNENNTRTCSEHTYEAVSSVEASGSCEKLRLESCQPNISDEDFKYAKNDSLVSVELSISNECSLFQSSEGSVSSCNKRRENSSTESVEKCLKSEPLVHSSRKKVLKGNDSEVEFPSLSQWLKPPNPKVFRDEPLTSDRSHSAKSSEEDRPIIGLVAAHWRDTEPDTFTPKWWDGNGIPNSTNKYKEDQKVSWHATPFEERLEKALSDEKLLSQRKCSSGNTSQLSGLEGEENDTAASTSNYLCVAAIT from the exons atgatGGGGTGGCTGCTCGGCTGCTTCCGGGTGGCCGGGTACAGCGGCGAGGGGCGACGCGAACGTGAACGCGACCAGCTGGTTTCGTCTCCCTCCGTTTCGCCGCCGGTGGACGCTCCCAAG GtcggggagaggaagaggccgCCGTCCAAGAACGCGCTCTCCGCTGTATTCTTGCGAGAAG ATGAGGGATCGAGGGTTGAGCATAGTACGAGCTTGGGAGCGAACGGGATCACTGAGAGGACGAAGGTGGATCAGGAGCACAAGAACGAG GTCCGTTTGCTCATACACCGTGATGCATTGGTGGAAGCTACAAATGAAATCATAAAAGGGACAGAAAATACTGACCAAAGTCAAACACATTTGACATGTCTTCCTGCCATTTCTGATGACTTACAATTCATGGAAGGGCTGAAGGCTGAGGCTTGCCAAACTCCATCAGGGTCTCATCAGAGCTCCATTTTACCTGATGCTATGAG TTCTTCTTGGAAAGAGTGCGATGCATCAAACCAGAATGATTCTGAAGCTGTGTGCAAGAGCATAGAAGTTGAGGTTGTGGGCAATGATGACAGTGCAATCAACTGTGGGAACAAGTTAACCGCCTTAGATTCACCGTCTTTCACATGTAGGGATGATATCAACCTGGTTGAATCCAAATCTTCACCCATTTCAACTCCTTCAGAAGCGACTGCTGAGATACAGACACCAGCTACAACTCATGCACCTGACCAGGAAGAGCTGAGAAATGAGAACAATACTAGGACTTGTTCAGAGCATACATATGAAGCTGTGAGTTCTGTTGAGGCCTCTGGAAGCTGTGAAAAATTGAGACTAGAATCCTGTCAGCCCAATATATCAGATGAGGATTTCAAGTATGCAAAGAATGACAGTTTGGTTTCTGTTGAACTTTCAATATCTAATGAATGTTCCCTATTCCAGAGTTCTGAGGGTTCAGTATCATCCTGtaataagagaagagagaattcaAGCACAGAATCTGTGGAGAAATGTCTTAAAAGTGAGCCGCTAGTTCATTCCAGCAGAAAGAAGGTGCTCAAAGGAAATGATTCTGAGGTTGAATTCCCAAGCTTGTCACAGTGGTTAAAGCCTCCAAATCCAAAGGTGTTCAGGGATGAGCCCTTGACAAGTGACAGATCTCATTCTGCTAAGAGTTCAGAAGAAGATAGGCCTATTATTGGATTGGTCGCTGCTCACTGGAGAGACACAGAACCAGATACTTTCACTCCTAAATGGTGGGATGGAAATGGCATTCCCAACTCAACAAACAAATACAAAGAA GATCAAAAGGTGAGTTGGCACGCAACACCATTCGAGGAGAGGCTTGAGAAGGCTTTATCTGATGAGAAATTGCTTTCACAAAG AAAATGCTCTAGTGGAAACACATCTCAGCTTTCTGGGCTGGAAGGAGAGGAAAATGATACTGCCGCATCTACTTCTAACTACCTATGTGTCGCTGCTATTACATGA